The following are from one region of the Tenacibaculum dicentrarchi genome:
- a CDS encoding head GIN domain-containing protein: protein MIKKIMFLSLILMSFLAAAQTTITKKIGEFTEVKVFNGIDVLLVKSTENKVVVTGEKADKVTVKSKNNTLKLSLKFPETTADGTVKVTLYYQSNLGVIDANEGAIITAKIMEQPAIEIKAQEGAFINMVVKVKHLTVKSSSGAVIKLSGSTKNQNVTANLGGMYHGYNLTVTDLNYVRAGSGAKVEVNAGETLDAKVSFGGSIFYKGTPEILKQKKVIGGVIEQRV from the coding sequence ATGATTAAAAAAATAATGTTTTTAAGTTTGATTTTGATGTCGTTTTTAGCAGCTGCTCAAACAACGATTACAAAAAAAATAGGTGAATTTACAGAGGTAAAAGTATTTAACGGTATTGATGTACTTTTAGTAAAATCAACAGAAAATAAAGTGGTTGTTACAGGAGAAAAAGCAGATAAGGTAACAGTTAAAAGTAAAAATAATACGTTAAAATTATCGTTAAAATTTCCTGAAACAACTGCCGATGGTACAGTTAAAGTAACGCTTTATTATCAATCAAATTTAGGTGTAATTGACGCAAATGAAGGTGCAATAATTACCGCAAAAATAATGGAACAGCCAGCAATTGAAATAAAAGCACAAGAAGGTGCTTTTATTAATATGGTTGTTAAAGTGAAACATTTAACGGTTAAAAGTTCATCGGGAGCTGTTATAAAACTTTCAGGATCAACTAAAAATCAAAATGTAACGGCTAATTTAGGAGGTATGTATCATGGGTATAATTTAACGGTAACCGACTTAAATTATGTTCGAGCAGGTTCAGGAGCTAAAGTTGAAGTAAATGCTGGTGAAACATTAGATGCTAAAGTTTCTTTTGGTGGTTCTATTTTTTATAAAGGAACTCCAGAAATTTTGAAACAAAAAAAAGTAATCGGTGGAGTAATTGAACAGCGAGTTTAA
- a CDS encoding Sec-independent protein translocase subunit TatA/TatB: protein MISLSIFLGMIGPMQIALVVGLALLMFGGKKIPELMKGLGTGIKEFKDATKSEEELAEKSEEIKKSSEEKK, encoded by the coding sequence ATGATTTCACTTAGTATATTTTTAGGAATGATTGGACCAATGCAAATAGCTTTGGTAGTTGGATTAGCATTGTTAATGTTTGGAGGTAAAAAAATTCCAGAATTAATGAAAGGTTTAGGTACAGGAATCAAAGAATTTAAAGATGCAACTAAATCGGAAGAAGAATTAGCTGAAAAAAGTGAAGAAATTAAAAAGTCTTCTGAAGAAAAAAAATAA
- a CDS encoding heavy metal-binding domain-containing protein, whose translation MIITTTPNIENKPAKEYLGIVTGETIIGANFIKDFFAGIRDIVGGRSSSYEKVLREAKDTSLQEMQERAKSLGADAIVGVDLDYETVGPNGGMLMVTASGTAIKF comes from the coding sequence ATGATTATAACTACAACACCTAACATCGAAAATAAGCCAGCTAAAGAGTATTTAGGAATTGTTACTGGTGAAACAATTATTGGAGCTAATTTTATTAAAGATTTTTTTGCAGGAATTAGAGATATTGTTGGAGGACGTTCTAGTTCATATGAAAAAGTATTGCGAGAAGCAAAAGATACATCTTTACAAGAAATGCAAGAAAGAGCTAAATCTTTAGGTGCAGACGCTATTGTTGGTGTCGATTTAGATTATGAAACCGTAGGACCAAATGGCGGAATGCTAATGGTAACAGCCTCAGGAACGGCAATTAAATTTTAA
- a CDS encoding SPFH domain-containing protein, giving the protein MSVYLYPIIFFGLIILLKSFFTVKQQTAAVIERFGKFHSIRQSGLHLKIPLVDNIAGKLSLKIQQLDVIIETKTLDNVFVKLKVSVQYKVIKEKVYDSFYKLDYPHDQITSYVFDVVRAEVPKMILDDVFLKKDDIAIAVKSELNEAMMTYGYDIIKTLVTDIDPDAQVKEAMNRINAADREKTAAQYEGDAQRILIVERAKAEAESKRLQGKGIADQRREIARGLEESVEVLNRAGINSQEASALIVITQHYDTLQSIGADTNSNLILLPNNPNAASSMLNDMVASFAATNQIGESMKESKNLKKDA; this is encoded by the coding sequence ATGTCTGTTTATTTATATCCAATTATATTCTTTGGATTAATTATTTTATTAAAATCTTTTTTTACCGTCAAACAACAAACAGCTGCTGTTATTGAACGTTTTGGTAAATTTCACAGTATTCGTCAATCAGGATTACATTTAAAAATTCCATTAGTTGATAATATTGCAGGAAAATTAAGTTTAAAAATTCAACAATTAGATGTAATTATTGAAACTAAAACATTAGATAATGTTTTTGTAAAACTAAAAGTATCGGTTCAATATAAAGTTATAAAAGAAAAAGTATATGATTCATTTTATAAATTAGATTATCCTCACGATCAAATAACTTCTTATGTATTTGATGTAGTTCGTGCCGAAGTTCCTAAAATGATTTTAGATGATGTTTTCTTAAAAAAAGATGATATAGCCATTGCTGTAAAATCAGAATTAAATGAAGCAATGATGACTTACGGATACGATATTATTAAAACATTAGTTACTGATATTGACCCTGATGCACAAGTAAAAGAAGCAATGAACCGTATTAATGCTGCTGATAGAGAAAAAACTGCGGCTCAATATGAAGGTGATGCACAACGTATTTTAATTGTTGAAAGAGCTAAAGCAGAAGCAGAAAGTAAACGTTTACAAGGTAAAGGTATTGCTGATCAGCGTAGAGAAATTGCACGTGGTTTAGAAGAATCTGTCGAAGTTTTAAATAGAGCAGGAATTAACTCACAAGAAGCATCGGCATTAATTGTAATTACACAACATTACGATACATTACAATCTATTGGTGCTGATACAAATAGTAACTTAATTTTACTACCAAATAACCCAAATGCAGCAAGTTCTATGTTAAATGATATGGTAGCTAGTTTTGCAGCTACAAATCAAATAGGCGAAAGTATGAAGGAAAGTAAGAACCTTAAAAAAGACGCATAA
- a CDS encoding DoxX family membrane protein produces the protein MEVIQQHGTVILILLFLIVTFLQSGIDKVSDWSGNVAFIKEHFKDSPLKNSVPLLLMVILVMELIAGAFMFIGIFNLITMNDANLALLGVQISALCLIFLLIGQRLAKDYPGAMSLAVYFIVTVLGMHLLNN, from the coding sequence ATGGAAGTTATTCAACAACATGGAACAGTAATTTTAATTTTACTTTTTTTAATTGTTACTTTTTTACAATCGGGTATTGATAAGGTTTCTGATTGGAGTGGAAATGTTGCTTTTATCAAAGAACATTTTAAAGATTCGCCATTAAAAAACTCAGTACCACTTTTATTGATGGTAATTTTAGTGATGGAATTAATTGCTGGAGCTTTTATGTTTATCGGAATTTTTAATTTGATAACAATGAATGATGCTAATTTAGCATTATTAGGAGTTCAAATTTCAGCACTCTGTTTAATTTTTCTTTTGATAGGTCAAAGACTAGCTAAAGATTATCCAGGAGCAATGTCGTTAGCAGTCTATTTTATTGTAACAGTTTTAGGAATGCACTTATTAAATAATTAA
- a CDS encoding class I SAM-dependent methyltransferase, which yields METTKELYKNLTPLLNCIDHTVSDESYEVMYNKKYDMLVTSPVPQNLENYYVSDAYISHTDSKKTLFDKVYQLVKNHTLKQKLKLINSFKSEEKTILDVGAGTGDFLKVCKENNWKVSGVEPSEKARNFASKKNIELQEDISNYKGEQFDVISLWHVLEHVPNLIEYTNQLKKLLKPNGVLIIAVPNYKSYDAKKYKEFWAAYDVPRHLWHFSKTAIKKIFATTNMKVVKILPMKFDAFYVSLLSEKYKNNTSKPISAFFTGLTSNIKANKNGEYSSLIFLIKNN from the coding sequence TTGGAAACAACAAAAGAGCTTTACAAAAATCTTACACCATTACTAAATTGTATAGATCATACGGTTTCTGATGAAAGTTACGAAGTAATGTATAACAAAAAATATGATATGCTTGTTACTTCACCTGTTCCTCAAAATTTAGAAAACTACTATGTAAGTGATGCTTATATTTCACATACTGATAGTAAAAAAACGCTGTTTGATAAAGTATATCAACTAGTAAAAAATCATACTTTAAAACAAAAATTAAAATTGATAAATTCTTTTAAATCCGAAGAAAAAACAATTTTAGATGTAGGTGCTGGTACTGGTGATTTTTTAAAAGTTTGTAAAGAAAATAATTGGAAAGTATCAGGAGTTGAACCATCAGAAAAAGCTAGAAACTTTGCTTCAAAAAAAAATATTGAACTTCAAGAAGATATTTCAAACTATAAAGGAGAACAATTTGATGTTATTTCTCTTTGGCATGTTTTAGAGCATGTTCCTAATTTAATTGAATATACAAATCAATTAAAAAAATTATTAAAACCAAATGGTGTTTTAATTATTGCAGTGCCAAATTATAAAAGTTACGATGCTAAAAAGTATAAAGAATTTTGGGCGGCTTATGATGTTCCAAGACATTTATGGCATTTTTCTAAAACAGCGATAAAAAAAATATTTGCAACTACTAATATGAAAGTTGTAAAAATACTTCCAATGAAATTTGATGCTTTTTATGTTTCTTTATTATCAGAAAAATATAAAAATAATACATCAAAACCAATTAGTGCTTTTTTTACAGGATTAACATCAAATATAAAAGCAAATAAAAATGGAGAGTACTCTTCTTTAATTTTTTTGATAAAAAACAATTAA
- the mnmG gene encoding tRNA uridine-5-carboxymethylaminomethyl(34) synthesis enzyme MnmG, producing MSLFNTTYDVIVVGGGHAGSEAAAASANMGAHTLLITMNLQNIAQMSCNPAMGGIAKGQIVREIDALGGYSGIVTDKTAIQFKMLNKSKGPAMWSPRAQSDRMQFAECWRNMLEKTDNLDFYQDAVNGLIFDENKIVGVKTALGLEIKAKTVIITAGTFLNGLIHIGEKTFGGGRAGEGASTGITEDLVEKGFEAGRMKTGTPPRVDARSLDFSKMTEQPGDENPEKFSYLPITEKLTTQRSCYLTYTNQKVHDILREGFDRSPMFNGRIKSTGPRYCPSVEDKIDRFADKERHQVFVEPEGWNTVEIYVNGFSTSLPEDVQDKAIRHIAGFENVKFLRFGYAIEYDFFQPTQLKHNLETKLIENLFFAGQINGTTGYEEAAAQGLMAGVNAALKTQNKEPFILKRSEAYIGVLIDDLITKGTEEPYRMFTSRAEYRTLLRQDNADLRLTEIAYNLGLASKERLDRVINKRTKTAELVKFVENLSVKQQEVNPILESKGLSLINQSVKLFKIATRPQLTFNDFRVIEKLENYLQENEIDKEIIEQVEIHLKYSGYIEKEKNNADKLNRLENVKIPAKFDFNKVHSLSHEAREKLNKIQPTSISQASRISGVSPSDISVLLVYMGR from the coding sequence ATGAGTTTATTTAATACAACATACGATGTAATTGTAGTAGGTGGCGGACATGCTGGTAGTGAAGCTGCCGCAGCAAGTGCAAACATGGGAGCGCACACATTACTAATAACAATGAATCTTCAAAATATTGCTCAAATGAGCTGTAACCCTGCTATGGGTGGTATTGCGAAAGGACAAATAGTAAGAGAAATTGATGCCTTAGGTGGTTACAGTGGAATTGTAACCGATAAAACGGCTATTCAATTTAAGATGCTTAACAAATCGAAAGGACCTGCAATGTGGAGTCCTAGAGCACAATCTGACAGAATGCAATTTGCAGAATGTTGGAGAAATATGCTTGAAAAAACCGATAATTTAGATTTTTATCAAGATGCCGTAAACGGATTAATTTTTGATGAAAATAAAATTGTTGGCGTAAAAACAGCCTTAGGTTTAGAAATAAAAGCCAAAACAGTAATTATTACTGCAGGTACTTTTTTAAATGGATTAATCCATATTGGTGAAAAAACCTTTGGCGGTGGTAGAGCTGGTGAAGGTGCTTCAACTGGTATTACTGAAGATTTAGTTGAAAAAGGTTTTGAAGCTGGAAGGATGAAAACAGGAACTCCGCCAAGAGTTGATGCAAGGTCTTTAGATTTTTCTAAAATGACTGAACAACCTGGTGATGAAAATCCTGAGAAATTTTCTTACTTGCCAATTACTGAAAAATTAACCACACAGCGTTCTTGTTATTTAACCTATACAAATCAAAAAGTACACGATATTCTTCGTGAAGGTTTTGACCGTTCGCCAATGTTTAACGGTAGAATTAAATCAACAGGACCAAGATATTGCCCATCAGTAGAAGATAAAATTGACCGTTTTGCTGATAAAGAACGTCATCAAGTTTTTGTAGAACCTGAAGGATGGAATACCGTAGAAATTTATGTAAACGGATTTTCTACCTCATTACCTGAAGATGTTCAAGACAAAGCAATTAGACATATTGCAGGTTTTGAAAATGTAAAATTCTTACGTTTTGGATATGCTATTGAATATGATTTCTTTCAGCCAACACAATTAAAACACAACTTAGAAACTAAGTTAATTGAAAATTTATTTTTTGCAGGGCAAATTAACGGAACTACTGGTTACGAAGAAGCTGCTGCACAAGGTTTAATGGCAGGTGTAAATGCGGCTTTAAAAACTCAAAATAAAGAACCTTTTATCTTAAAAAGAAGTGAGGCTTATATTGGAGTTTTAATTGATGATTTAATTACAAAAGGAACAGAAGAACCTTACAGAATGTTTACTTCTCGTGCCGAATATAGAACGTTATTAAGACAAGATAATGCTGATTTACGTTTAACAGAAATAGCTTATAATCTTGGTTTAGCATCTAAAGAAAGGTTAGATAGAGTAATAAATAAGAGAACTAAAACAGCCGAGCTTGTTAAATTTGTAGAAAATTTAAGTGTTAAACAACAAGAAGTAAATCCTATTTTAGAAAGTAAAGGACTTAGTTTAATTAATCAATCAGTTAAATTATTTAAAATTGCTACTAGACCACAATTAACATTTAATGATTTTAGAGTTATTGAAAAACTAGAAAATTATCTTCAAGAAAATGAAATAGATAAAGAAATAATTGAACAAGTTGAAATTCACTTGAAATATTCTGGTTATATTGAAAAGGAAAAAAATAATGCCGACAAATTAAACCGATTAGAAAACGTTAAAATTCCTGCTAAATTCGATTTTAATAAAGTTCATTCATTATCACATGAAGCTAGAGAGAAATTAAATAAAATTCAGCCAACTTCAATATCACAAGCTAGTAGAATAAGTGGTGTATCACCAAGTGATATTTCTGTTTTATTAGTTTACATGGGAAGATAA
- the ybeY gene encoding rRNA maturation RNase YbeY — translation MIEFNYETDFQLKNEEKTAQWILNCIEKEGFELGEINYVFCDDTYLHKMNVEFLQHDTLTDIISFDYTLGKLVGGDIFISIERVKENAEEFNVLFENELHRVIIHGVLHYMKYKDKTDEEKQIMRSKENDSLKLLNLN, via the coding sequence ATGATTGAATTTAATTACGAAACCGATTTTCAACTAAAAAATGAAGAAAAAACGGCACAATGGATTTTAAATTGTATCGAAAAAGAGGGTTTTGAATTAGGAGAAATAAACTATGTTTTTTGTGATGACACCTATTTACATAAAATGAATGTGGAGTTTTTACAACATGATACCTTAACAGATATTATCAGTTTCGATTATACCTTAGGAAAATTAGTTGGTGGAGATATTTTTATTTCGATTGAAAGAGTAAAAGAAAATGCAGAAGAGTTTAATGTATTATTTGAAAACGAATTGCACCGAGTTATTATTCATGGCGTATTGCACTACATGAAATACAAAGATAAAACGGATGAAGAAAAACAAATAATGCGTAGTAAAGAAAATGATTCTTTAAAACTTTTAAATTTAAACTAA
- a CDS encoding DUF4175 family protein, whose translation MANFNTIEQKLQLFSKKYYTSELIKGSILFISLGLIYLLFTLFIEHFLWLKPNARTLLFWLFIFVQLFLLIRFICFPIFKIIGLKQGISFEEASKIIGSHFPEIQDKLLNLLQLNQNNTKSDLLIASINQKSEEIQPVSFNKAIDFKTNIRYLKYVLIPLIIWGLFFLTGTSKQLSESFNRVVNHSVAYKAPAPFYFNITSKNLTVIKEKDITVYVQITGKTVPEEVKIHFNKQQYFFKNEGNGLFSYTFTQVQNPIDFYASANGITSDIFKISIINTPSIQNISLHLTYPNYIKKKNEIIKNTGNIIVPQGTIVKWAVKTSETDSVHLLSKNKRFAFLKDTKNKFQFKKQVKKALNYQITTTNKNLKDYEKLQFSIGVTKDEYPTINVKSNIDSISRGNAQFVGQISDDYGFKKLELVYYDKNNSQQNQKIKRIELTKNTLQTFFFEFPDNLNLQKGVNYEMYFQVFDNDIINGSKKTKSQKFSYRQKTKNQIETELLQEQRNHIQNLEKSLSKQKEDKKSLEKIQFELQNKKNVNWNNQKKIESLIKRQNQYKKMMQRQTDNLKENFSEKKEKNEALKEKKEDLKKRIEELKKLDKQQKLLDELEKLAEKLNREDLLKKTKELAEQNKQQEKSLERILEMTKRFYMEQKMQKIADNLKDLSKKQKDLSKKETSKEANKKASEKNNIEKIKEEQQKINNDFQKIKKELNELKKDNKNLKSPMEIPKMEDLAKQAQKELNKAKENLEKKNESESKKNQKKASDKMDEMSQKMQKSMQQMSAESEEENMEGLRQVLENLIMFSFNQEDLMNMFSKSNSAHPNFGKNLQKQFQLKTYFEHIDDSLFVLSMKNPKISSKIQDQLSLAHYNLNESLESFADNKFRQGITSQRYIMTAANTLADMLSNALDAMKNPKPGKGKGKGKGKSFSLPDIIKKQSELMKKMKDGMKKGGKPKDEKGGKKKGNKSGKKEGGNKKGNGESEKLNDELYQIYKEQAQLRQQLEKALQQNKNGKGGNGNAKKAIKKMEQLENDILEKGFTQKNIDRMQQLNYQLLKLDKATFEQNKGKKRKSDTNLKEFYSKNIKKLKFKKLFYNQTEILNRQSLPLQPDYKKKVQQYFSLPKSNK comes from the coding sequence ATGGCAAACTTTAATACAATAGAACAAAAATTACAGCTGTTTAGTAAAAAATACTATACAAGCGAATTAATAAAAGGAAGCATTTTATTTATTTCTTTAGGTTTAATATACCTTTTATTTACGCTATTTATAGAGCATTTTTTATGGCTTAAACCCAATGCAAGAACTTTATTATTCTGGTTATTTATTTTTGTACAATTATTTTTATTGATACGTTTTATATGTTTTCCTATATTTAAAATTATAGGATTAAAACAAGGAATTTCTTTTGAAGAAGCATCAAAAATAATAGGAAGTCATTTTCCTGAAATACAAGATAAACTATTAAATCTGCTGCAATTAAATCAAAATAATACTAAATCTGATTTATTAATAGCTAGTATCAATCAAAAATCAGAAGAAATACAACCTGTTTCTTTTAACAAAGCAATCGATTTTAAAACTAATATTCGCTACTTAAAATATGTGTTAATTCCGCTAATTATTTGGGGATTATTTTTTTTAACAGGTACTTCTAAACAATTATCTGAAAGTTTTAATCGAGTGGTAAATCATTCGGTAGCTTATAAAGCTCCTGCGCCTTTTTACTTTAATATCACCTCAAAAAACTTGACTGTTATTAAAGAAAAAGACATTACTGTGTACGTACAAATAACAGGAAAAACTGTTCCTGAAGAAGTGAAGATTCATTTTAATAAACAACAATATTTCTTCAAAAATGAAGGAAATGGTTTGTTTTCTTATACTTTTACACAAGTACAAAATCCTATTGATTTTTATGCAAGTGCAAATGGCATTACTTCGGATATTTTTAAAATATCGATAATAAATACGCCTTCGATTCAAAATATTTCATTGCATTTAACCTATCCGAACTATATCAAAAAGAAAAATGAAATCATTAAAAACACAGGAAATATAATTGTTCCACAAGGAACAATTGTAAAATGGGCAGTTAAAACTTCTGAAACTGATAGTGTTCATTTACTTTCAAAGAACAAACGTTTTGCTTTTTTAAAGGATACTAAAAATAAATTTCAATTTAAAAAACAAGTAAAAAAGGCACTCAATTATCAAATTACAACGACCAATAAAAATTTAAAAGATTACGAAAAATTACAATTTTCGATTGGAGTTACTAAAGATGAATATCCGACAATTAATGTAAAATCTAATATTGATAGTATATCGCGTGGAAATGCACAGTTTGTAGGGCAAATTTCTGATGATTATGGTTTCAAAAAATTAGAATTAGTTTATTATGATAAAAACAATAGTCAACAAAATCAAAAAATTAAAAGAATAGAACTTACTAAAAACACCTTACAAACCTTCTTTTTTGAATTTCCTGATAACTTGAATTTACAAAAAGGAGTTAACTACGAAATGTATTTTCAAGTATTTGATAACGATATTATTAACGGTAGTAAAAAAACTAAAAGTCAGAAATTTTCTTATCGACAAAAAACAAAAAATCAAATTGAAACGGAACTTTTACAAGAACAACGTAATCATATTCAAAATTTAGAAAAGTCTTTAAGTAAGCAAAAAGAAGATAAAAAATCATTAGAAAAAATTCAGTTTGAGCTTCAAAATAAGAAAAATGTAAACTGGAATAATCAGAAAAAAATTGAAAGTTTAATTAAGCGTCAAAATCAATATAAAAAAATGATGCAACGACAAACTGATAATTTAAAAGAAAATTTTTCGGAGAAAAAAGAGAAAAATGAAGCCTTAAAAGAAAAGAAAGAAGACTTAAAAAAACGAATTGAAGAGCTTAAAAAATTAGATAAACAACAAAAATTACTAGACGAACTTGAAAAGTTAGCCGAAAAATTAAATAGAGAAGATTTACTGAAAAAAACTAAAGAATTAGCCGAACAAAACAAACAGCAAGAAAAAAGTTTAGAGCGTATTTTAGAAATGACCAAGCGTTTTTATATGGAACAAAAAATGCAAAAAATAGCTGATAATTTAAAAGATTTATCAAAAAAACAAAAAGATTTAAGTAAAAAAGAAACATCTAAAGAAGCTAATAAAAAAGCTTCCGAAAAAAATAATATTGAAAAAATAAAAGAAGAACAACAAAAGATAAACAACGATTTTCAGAAAATTAAAAAAGAGCTAAACGAACTTAAAAAAGATAATAAAAATTTAAAATCTCCAATGGAAATTCCAAAAATGGAAGATTTAGCAAAACAAGCTCAAAAAGAATTAAACAAAGCAAAAGAAAATTTAGAAAAGAAAAACGAATCTGAATCGAAAAAAAATCAGAAAAAAGCTTCTGATAAAATGGATGAAATGTCTCAAAAAATGCAAAAATCAATGCAACAAATGAGTGCCGAATCTGAAGAAGAAAACATGGAAGGTTTACGTCAGGTTTTAGAAAATTTAATTATGTTTTCTTTTAACCAAGAAGATTTAATGAATATGTTTTCAAAAAGTAATTCGGCACATCCTAATTTCGGAAAAAATTTACAAAAGCAATTTCAACTTAAAACTTATTTTGAACATATTGATGATAGTTTATTTGTTTTATCAATGAAAAATCCTAAAATATCTTCAAAAATTCAAGACCAACTTTCTTTAGCTCATTATAATTTAAATGAATCTTTAGAAAGTTTTGCCGATAATAAATTTCGACAAGGTATTACAAGTCAGCGCTATATTATGACTGCCGCAAATACCTTAGCCGATATGCTAAGCAACGCGCTTGATGCCATGAAAAACCCGAAACCTGGCAAAGGAAAAGGTAAGGGAAAAGGAAAATCTTTTAGCCTGCCCGACATCATTAAAAAGCAAAGCGAATTAATGAAAAAAATGAAAGATGGAATGAAAAAAGGAGGAAAACCTAAAGATGAAAAAGGAGGCAAAAAGAAAGGAAATAAATCAGGAAAAAAAGAAGGCGGAAATAAAAAAGGTAACGGCGAAAGTGAAAAACTAAATGACGAATTATATCAAATTTATAAAGAACAAGCCCAATTAAGACAGCAATTAGAAAAGGCGCTTCAACAAAATAAAAATGGAAAAGGCGGAAATGGGAATGCTAAAAAAGCCATAAAAAAAATGGAACAGCTAGAAAACGACATTTTAGAAAAAGGTTTTACCCAAAAAAATATTGACAGAATGCAGCAATTAAATTATCAATTACTGAAATTAGATAAAGCTACTTTTGAACAAAATAAAGGTAAAAAACGAAAATCTGACACTAATTTAAAGGAGTTTTATAGCAAAAATATCAAAAAATTAAAGTTTAAAAAGTTGTTTTATAACCAAACAGAAATATTAAACAGACAATCATTACCTTTGCAACCTGATTATAAAAAGAAGGTACAACAGTATTTTAGCCTTCCTAAAAGCAACAAATAA
- a CDS encoding DUF6567 family protein, which translates to MKKLMILAVVAVVSISCKTSRYLGDIGQHNQTQVVLNQANFKCLGSFSGESYSKKKKFNFKNNEGALVQAKLNLIENAKNAGVELTGSRALINITTDIIEHDTKVLTRVTAEIIEFTK; encoded by the coding sequence ATGAAAAAATTAATGATTTTAGCTGTAGTAGCTGTAGTATCTATTTCTTGTAAAACAAGTAGGTATTTAGGAGATATAGGACAACACAATCAAACTCAAGTTGTTTTAAATCAAGCTAATTTTAAGTGTTTAGGGTCTTTTTCAGGAGAATCTTATTCAAAAAAGAAAAAATTTAATTTTAAAAATAATGAAGGTGCATTAGTACAAGCAAAACTTAATTTAATTGAAAATGCAAAAAATGCAGGAGTAGAATTAACAGGAAGTAGAGCTTTGATAAATATAACTACTGATATTATAGAACATGATACAAAAGTCCTTACAAGAGTAACTGCAGAGATTATTGAGTTTACAAAATAA